TTTTTCTGGATAAGGCCATTGATCAAAACCCAGCCCTACTTCATACGTATTGCTACCTAAGACGATCGCATCAATCAATTCGTAAAAATCAGTGTAACCGTAATCTTCTCCTTCTGTATCAAGGGGGGATAGCCAATCAATTCCGCCATCGCTGCGAGCAATGTAGCCATCCAAACTAGCTGCAATGTAGAGTGTAACTTTCGTCATTGTGCTTCTGAATTTGGTAGTTTTCACTCAATGAGTGCAAGCGAACGCCTTTCTACAGCATTTTAGCCCTTGGTGGTTCATATCACAAAAGAGCAATAGCTTACCCAATTTTACGTTTTTTGATTATGCGATTTAAAGCGACCTGCAATAAATTCTCGCTGAGATAAATGCTTTGTATTGCGTTTGGTGACTCGCTCTCGCCACATCTTAAAACTAGATTCTTTCATTTCGCGCCTCATTAGGGCGATTACCTGTTTCTCCAGTAGCCCAAACTGAGCCTCGATAGCATCAAAAGGTGTTCTATCTTCCCATGCCATTTCAATGATGCGATCGATGGTTTCCGAATCTAGATTAGGGAGCTTCATTTTTTTTCCTGGGAAATAAAAAAAGAATTCAGGAGTCAGGAGTCAGAATGGGTGAACGCCCCGCTACCGCTAACAGAATAAATTCTATATTATTAGCGAGTGATAAGTGGGTTTAATAAATCCCCTAAATCTTAAATTTAGTGGGGGATGCAAACACACCACTAATTGATTCTGAATTCTGAATTCTGACTCCTTCTTCAAATATATTTTACTTTTCGTTTTGAAGAACCATTGTGTCTGCTGCACCT
This portion of the Nostoc sp. GT001 genome encodes:
- a CDS encoding TIGR03643 family protein, translating into MKLPNLDSETIDRIIEMAWEDRTPFDAIEAQFGLLEKQVIALMRREMKESSFKMWRERVTKRNTKHLSQREFIAGRFKSHNQKT